A stretch of the Amycolatopsis sp. BJA-103 genome encodes the following:
- a CDS encoding long-chain-fatty-acid--CoA ligase: MTPTVTELLLARAEDPSTGLLFEDRRWSWAEHVRACAGHAAALARMLRPGGHFGLLADNVPEFSFLLGGAALSGHVLVGLNPTRRGAALARDVALADCELVLAEEKYLPLLSETAVPVLPLSELEPLREAVVPVAAKPEDLLMLIFTSGTSGDPKAVRCTHGKIAYPGEMLARRFGLSIQDTVYVSMPMFHSNAIMAGWSVGLAAGAGVALRRRFSASGFLPDVREFGATYANYVGKPLSYVVATPERDDDADNPLKLVYGNEGTEADLAVFGKRFGCHVVDAFGSTEGGVNFGRDATTPAGSLGRLLDGVAVLDPETGKPRSPAEFDAAGKLLNAAEAVGELVNTGGAGFFAGYYGDPAAEAERMRDGMYHTGDLAYLDADGYCYFAGRLGDWLRVDGENLGTAPIERALLRHPAVREAAVYGVPDPRVGDQVMAALVCRAPVDAGEFAAFVVAQGDLGPKQRPRFVRVVEELPRTATHKILKRELAAEGVAEAWEVRYPRP; encoded by the coding sequence ATGACGCCCACGGTCACGGAACTCCTGCTCGCCCGGGCAGAAGACCCGTCGACCGGGCTGCTGTTCGAAGACCGGCGCTGGTCCTGGGCCGAACACGTCCGGGCCTGCGCCGGTCACGCGGCCGCGCTCGCCCGGATGCTCCGTCCCGGCGGGCATTTCGGGCTGCTGGCGGACAACGTCCCCGAGTTCTCGTTCCTGCTCGGCGGCGCGGCGTTGTCAGGACACGTGCTGGTCGGCCTGAACCCGACGCGCCGGGGCGCGGCGCTGGCCCGCGACGTCGCGCTGGCCGATTGCGAGCTGGTGCTCGCGGAGGAGAAGTACCTTCCGCTGCTGTCCGAGACGGCTGTCCCAGTGCTGCCGCTGAGCGAGCTCGAACCGCTGCGGGAGGCTGTCGTTCCCGTGGCGGCGAAGCCCGAAGACCTGCTCATGCTGATCTTCACCTCGGGAACCAGCGGCGACCCGAAGGCCGTCCGGTGTACGCACGGCAAGATCGCGTATCCCGGCGAGATGCTGGCCCGCCGGTTCGGTCTGTCCATACAGGACACGGTGTACGTGTCGATGCCGATGTTCCACTCCAACGCCATCATGGCGGGCTGGTCGGTCGGGCTCGCCGCGGGCGCGGGGGTCGCGTTGCGGCGCCGGTTCTCCGCCTCCGGGTTCCTGCCGGACGTCCGGGAGTTCGGCGCGACCTACGCCAACTACGTCGGCAAGCCACTGTCCTATGTGGTCGCCACACCCGAGCGGGACGACGACGCCGACAACCCGCTGAAACTGGTGTACGGCAACGAAGGCACGGAGGCCGACCTCGCCGTTTTCGGCAAGCGGTTCGGCTGCCACGTGGTCGACGCGTTCGGTTCGACCGAGGGCGGCGTGAACTTCGGCCGGGACGCCACCACCCCGGCCGGTTCACTCGGCCGCCTGCTCGACGGCGTCGCCGTCCTCGATCCGGAGACCGGGAAACCCCGTTCCCCGGCGGAATTCGACGCGGCCGGGAAGCTGCTCAACGCCGCCGAGGCGGTCGGCGAACTGGTCAACACCGGCGGAGCGGGCTTCTTCGCCGGGTACTACGGCGATCCGGCCGCCGAGGCCGAGCGGATGCGCGACGGGATGTACCACACCGGCGACCTGGCCTATCTCGACGCGGACGGCTACTGCTACTTCGCCGGGCGGCTCGGCGACTGGCTCCGCGTCGACGGCGAGAACCTCGGCACCGCCCCGATCGAACGCGCGCTCCTCCGGCATCCGGCGGTCCGGGAGGCGGCCGTGTACGGCGTGCCGGATCCGCGGGTGGGCGACCAGGTGATGGCCGCACTGGTCTGCCGGGCGCCGGTCGACGCGGGCGAGTTCGCCGCTTTCGTGGTGGCACAAGGCGATCTCGGGCCGAAGCAGCGGCCCCGGTTCGTGCGGGTGGTCGAGGAACTGCCGCGGACGGCGACGCACAAGATACTCAAGCGGGAGCTCGCGGCCGAAGGTGTCGCCGAGGCCTGGGAAGTCCGCTACCCCCGCCCGTGA
- a CDS encoding SgcJ/EcaC family oxidoreductase, which yields MTTEEIITSLERAWNTGDGEAWAANFAEDVDFVDVVGRIQRGRATIARESQKIFDTIYRGSRLELRQVSSRPLGGGLDLVHTETVMSIPAGPLAGEQRAVQTMVVQDGRVAAFHNTIRGDIAEFTGHDADFAARSPQDWDS from the coding sequence ATGACCACCGAGGAGATCATCACTTCGCTGGAACGCGCCTGGAACACCGGTGACGGTGAGGCGTGGGCCGCGAACTTCGCCGAGGACGTGGACTTCGTCGACGTCGTCGGCCGCATCCAGCGCGGCCGCGCGACGATCGCCCGCGAAAGCCAGAAGATCTTCGACACCATCTACCGAGGCAGCAGGCTGGAGCTCCGCCAGGTGTCGAGCCGCCCGCTCGGCGGCGGGCTCGACCTCGTGCACACCGAAACGGTGATGTCCATCCCGGCGGGCCCCCTCGCCGGGGAGCAACGCGCGGTGCAGACGATGGTCGTCCAGGACGGGCGGGTCGCCGCGTTCCACAACACGATCCGGGGCGACATCGCGGAGTTCACCGGCCACGACGCGGATTTCGCCGCGCGCTCGCCCCAGGATTGGGATTCCTGA
- a CDS encoding acyl-CoA dehydrogenase family protein — protein sequence MRIDYTPEQRALAGELREYFAGLMTPERREALSGDGGEYGDSVVYKEIVRELGSSGWLAIGWPREYGGQDRPMLDQLIFTDEAAAAGVPVPFLTVNTVGPTIMRYGTEEQKAFYLPKIAAGELHFAIGYSEPGAGTDLAALRTRAVRDGDDYVINGQKMWTSLIEYADYIWLAARTDPDARRHKGLSMLIVPTSAPGFSWTKVRTVAGPGTSATYYDDVRVPVTSRVAGENEGWPLITNQLNHERVALTSAAPIQTSLREVRTWAQTTKLPDGSRVIDAPWVRLHLARIHTHAEYLKLRNWRIAWAAASSDLGPAEASATKVFGTEFATEAYRLMMEILGAGAVVREGSPGALLRGRVERLHRSSLILTFGGGANEIQRDMIAATALGLPITR from the coding sequence ATGCGGATCGACTACACGCCGGAACAGCGCGCACTGGCCGGGGAACTGCGGGAGTACTTCGCCGGACTGATGACCCCCGAACGCCGTGAAGCCCTGTCCGGCGACGGCGGCGAGTACGGCGACAGTGTGGTGTACAAGGAAATCGTGCGCGAGCTCGGCAGCTCGGGCTGGCTCGCGATCGGCTGGCCCCGCGAGTACGGCGGGCAGGACCGGCCGATGCTCGACCAGCTCATCTTCACCGACGAGGCGGCCGCCGCCGGGGTGCCCGTCCCGTTCCTCACGGTGAACACCGTCGGGCCGACCATCATGCGCTACGGCACCGAAGAGCAGAAGGCGTTCTACCTGCCGAAGATCGCCGCCGGCGAACTGCATTTCGCGATCGGCTACTCCGAGCCCGGCGCGGGGACCGACCTGGCGGCGCTGCGCACCCGCGCGGTCCGCGACGGCGACGACTACGTGATCAACGGCCAGAAGATGTGGACGAGCCTGATCGAGTACGCCGACTACATCTGGCTGGCCGCCCGCACCGACCCGGACGCCCGCAGGCACAAGGGCTTGAGCATGCTGATCGTGCCGACGTCCGCGCCCGGCTTCTCCTGGACGAAGGTGCGCACAGTCGCCGGACCGGGCACGAGCGCGACCTACTACGACGACGTACGCGTACCGGTGACCTCCCGGGTCGCGGGCGAGAACGAGGGCTGGCCGCTCATCACGAACCAGCTCAACCACGAACGGGTCGCGCTGACCTCGGCCGCCCCGATCCAGACCTCGTTGCGTGAAGTGCGGACCTGGGCGCAGACGACCAAACTGCCCGACGGCTCCCGCGTCATCGACGCGCCGTGGGTGCGACTGCACCTGGCGCGGATCCACACCCACGCGGAGTACCTGAAACTGCGGAACTGGCGGATCGCCTGGGCGGCCGCGAGCAGCGATCTCGGCCCCGCCGAGGCTTCGGCGACCAAGGTGTTCGGCACGGAGTTCGCGACCGAGGCCTACCGGCTGATGATGGAGATCCTCGGCGCGGGCGCCGTGGTCCGCGAGGGCTCCCCCGGCGCGCTGCTGCGCGGCCGGGTCGAACGGCTGCACCGGTCGTCGCTGATCCTCACCTTCGGCGGCGGCGCCAACGAGATCCAGCGGGACATGATCGCCGCGACCGCCCTCGGCCTGCCCATCACGCGCTAG
- a CDS encoding acyl-CoA dehydrogenase family protein: protein MDFTLTEAQQDLASLTRRILTDKVTPDVLGPHGSGGFDAPLWTALAQAGVVDAALPQSVGGGGFGLLEQCSVLAEIGRAVAPVPYLTSVVMGAAAVAEFGDDRLAERWVVPVLRGDHVLAVALPDYGVPCGFTAEADGDGWRLTGAQTAVPSGAFAHGFLVEAALDGGRQVFLLDRDSVTVSPQRTVDHADAALVELSGAKSAVSLGDVGEWLRLRGTIGVCAQQLGVVERALEMTAAYARERKQFGHLIGSFQAVRQRLADAYVDVEAVRLTLWQAAWRLSEGLPAAEEVATAKFWAAEAGHRVAHTAVHIHGGVGIDVDHTLHRYFVAAKRLEFTFGGATAQTRGLGDLLAADPA, encoded by the coding sequence ATGGACTTCACGCTCACCGAAGCGCAACAGGATCTCGCGTCGCTCACGCGCCGGATCCTCACGGACAAGGTCACCCCCGACGTGCTGGGGCCGCACGGTTCCGGCGGCTTCGACGCTCCACTGTGGACCGCTCTGGCCCAGGCGGGAGTGGTCGACGCCGCCCTGCCGCAGTCGGTGGGCGGTGGCGGGTTCGGGCTGCTGGAACAGTGTTCCGTCCTGGCCGAGATCGGCCGCGCGGTCGCGCCGGTGCCCTACCTGACTTCGGTCGTGATGGGCGCCGCCGCGGTCGCCGAATTCGGGGACGACAGGCTCGCCGAGCGCTGGGTGGTCCCGGTGCTGCGCGGCGACCACGTTCTCGCGGTGGCGCTGCCGGACTACGGCGTGCCCTGCGGCTTCACCGCCGAGGCCGACGGCGACGGCTGGCGGCTGACCGGCGCGCAGACCGCGGTGCCTTCGGGCGCTTTCGCACACGGCTTCCTCGTCGAAGCCGCCCTCGACGGCGGCCGTCAGGTGTTCCTGCTCGACCGGGACTCGGTGACCGTCTCGCCGCAACGGACCGTCGACCACGCCGACGCGGCGCTGGTCGAACTGTCCGGGGCGAAGTCCGCGGTCTCGCTGGGCGACGTCGGCGAATGGCTGCGGCTGCGCGGGACGATCGGGGTCTGCGCGCAGCAGCTCGGCGTCGTCGAACGGGCGCTGGAAATGACCGCGGCGTACGCGCGGGAACGCAAGCAGTTCGGCCACCTCATCGGGAGCTTCCAGGCGGTGCGGCAGCGGCTCGCCGACGCCTACGTCGATGTCGAAGCCGTCCGGCTGACGTTGTGGCAGGCAGCCTGGCGGCTGAGTGAAGGACTTCCGGCGGCCGAAGAGGTCGCGACGGCGAAGTTCTGGGCGGCCGAGGCCGGTCACCGTGTCGCGCACACCGCCGTGCACATCCACGGCGGGGTCGGCATCGACGTCGACCACACGCTGCACCGGTACTTCGTCGCGGCGAAGCGGCTCGAGTTCACCTTCGGCGGGGCGACCGCGCAGACGCGGGGCCTCGGCGATCTCCTGGCCGCGGACCCGGCATGA
- a CDS encoding ferredoxin produces MEIDVDRSLCEANAICVGFAPEVFDLDDEEELVLASDEVPANQVERVTQAVASCPKNALLIRG; encoded by the coding sequence ATGGAGATCGACGTCGATCGCTCGCTCTGCGAGGCGAACGCGATCTGTGTCGGCTTCGCGCCCGAGGTCTTCGATCTCGACGACGAGGAGGAGCTGGTCCTCGCGTCCGACGAAGTTCCGGCAAACCAAGTAGAACGTGTTACTCAAGCTGTGGCGAGCTGTCCGAAGAACGCGCTGCTCATACGTGGTTAG
- a CDS encoding bifunctional acetate--CoA ligase family protein/GNAT family N-acetyltransferase, producing MTSEGTGNRDPFDFPREWEADVLLSDGGTVHLRPVIPSDADGLVAFHGRLSERTRYFRYFGAYPRIPQRDLERFSVVDHHDRVAFVALLGDDIVAVGRYERLEHGPSAEVAFVVDDAHQGRGLGSILLEHLAAAASESGLRRFVAEVLAENAAMVRVFRDAGYQVSREIEEGVLHLEFDIDPTEESLAVARSREQAAEARSVHNLLHPKSVAVIGASTDPTKIGYVALTNLLSADFAGTVYPVNPEHKSVRGVHAYPSVVDIPEDVDLALVAVPAEAVESVLDGALAKGVKTLLIVSGGFAEAGPHGLHAELRLVGEARAHGMRVVGPNALGVLNTDSAVRLNATLAPRLPARGRTGFFCQSGALGTAILADAEARGLGLSTFVSAGNRADVSGNDLLQYWETDPATDLVLLYLESFGNPRKFARLARRLARTKPVVAVKSGRHAVRPQLAATSAEVDESSVQALFEQAGVVRVDTLAQLFDTALVFAHQPLPAGPRIAIVGNSSAIGLLAADTARAQGLRLASDPVDVGPQAGPEEFAAAVREALNSPETDALVVVFVPPLAIPGTAYARALREAVVEMDKDKPIVSTFLAVEGVPDELAVLSEDGVPTRGSVPSYPSPERAVNALARVVRYAAWRQRPQGNLVRPAGLHAEQAQAIVNELLTGEDGKTTLLSDDDVVRLLGCYGIDVVPFRVVTSADEAVKEAEDLGFPVTLKAVDERLRGRPDLAGVRLDLSSVDGVRRAYLDLREISGDDDVYVQRMAPKGISCVIGLQDDPSFGTLVSFGLSGLVSTLLGDRAYRAVPLTDVDAATLLREPRTSPLLTGYRGDEPADLAALQDIVLRVAALAEDNPEVRSMTLDPILASPDGAFVANARIVLGPPPSRPDTGPRRLRPINALT from the coding sequence ATGACCAGTGAGGGCACCGGTAACCGCGACCCCTTCGACTTCCCGCGCGAATGGGAGGCCGACGTCCTGCTCTCCGACGGCGGCACGGTGCACCTGCGCCCGGTGATCCCCAGCGACGCAGACGGGCTCGTCGCCTTCCACGGCCGGTTGTCCGAACGCACCCGGTACTTCCGGTACTTCGGCGCCTATCCGCGGATCCCGCAGCGCGACCTCGAACGGTTCTCCGTCGTCGACCACCACGACAGGGTCGCCTTCGTCGCGTTGCTGGGCGACGACATCGTGGCGGTCGGCCGCTACGAACGGCTCGAACACGGGCCGTCGGCCGAGGTCGCGTTCGTCGTCGACGACGCCCACCAGGGCCGCGGGCTCGGGTCGATCCTGCTGGAGCACCTGGCCGCGGCCGCTTCGGAATCGGGGCTCCGCCGCTTCGTCGCCGAGGTGCTCGCCGAGAACGCGGCGATGGTCCGCGTGTTCCGCGACGCGGGCTACCAGGTCAGCCGCGAGATCGAAGAAGGCGTGCTGCACCTGGAGTTCGACATCGACCCGACCGAGGAATCCCTCGCCGTCGCCCGCTCCCGGGAACAGGCCGCCGAGGCCCGCAGCGTGCACAACCTGCTGCACCCGAAATCGGTCGCGGTGATCGGCGCGTCCACCGATCCGACGAAGATCGGCTACGTCGCCCTCACGAACCTGCTGAGCGCCGACTTCGCGGGCACCGTCTACCCGGTCAACCCGGAGCACAAGTCCGTCCGCGGCGTCCACGCCTATCCGTCCGTCGTGGACATCCCCGAAGACGTCGACCTCGCGCTGGTCGCCGTCCCCGCCGAGGCCGTCGAGTCCGTTTTGGACGGTGCGCTGGCCAAGGGGGTCAAGACCCTTCTGATCGTCTCGGGCGGGTTCGCCGAGGCCGGGCCGCACGGGCTGCACGCCGAACTGAGGCTGGTCGGGGAGGCCAGGGCGCACGGCATGCGCGTGGTCGGCCCGAACGCGCTGGGCGTGCTCAACACCGACTCCGCGGTCCGGCTCAACGCCACCCTCGCGCCCCGGTTGCCCGCCCGCGGCCGCACCGGGTTCTTCTGCCAGTCCGGCGCGCTGGGCACTGCGATCCTCGCCGACGCCGAAGCGCGCGGTCTCGGCCTTTCGACGTTCGTTTCGGCGGGGAACCGGGCCGACGTCTCCGGCAACGACCTGCTCCAGTACTGGGAGACCGATCCGGCGACCGATCTCGTCCTGCTGTACCTGGAATCGTTCGGCAACCCGCGCAAGTTCGCCCGGCTCGCCCGGCGGCTGGCGCGGACGAAGCCGGTGGTGGCGGTGAAATCCGGCAGGCACGCCGTCCGCCCGCAACTCGCCGCGACCTCGGCGGAGGTCGACGAGTCCAGCGTCCAGGCGCTGTTCGAGCAGGCGGGCGTCGTCCGCGTCGACACGCTCGCGCAACTCTTCGACACCGCGCTGGTCTTCGCCCATCAGCCGTTGCCGGCCGGGCCGCGGATCGCCATCGTGGGCAACTCCAGCGCCATCGGGCTGCTCGCCGCCGACACCGCGCGGGCGCAGGGCCTCCGGCTGGCCTCGGATCCGGTCGACGTCGGGCCGCAGGCGGGTCCGGAGGAGTTCGCCGCGGCCGTGCGCGAAGCACTCAACTCACCGGAGACCGACGCGCTCGTCGTGGTCTTCGTGCCCCCGCTCGCCATCCCGGGGACCGCCTACGCCCGCGCGTTGCGGGAGGCCGTCGTCGAGATGGACAAGGACAAGCCGATCGTGTCGACCTTCCTGGCCGTCGAGGGCGTGCCGGACGAACTGGCCGTGCTGTCCGAGGACGGCGTGCCGACGCGGGGTTCGGTCCCGTCGTACCCCAGTCCCGAACGCGCGGTGAACGCGCTCGCGCGGGTCGTGCGCTACGCGGCCTGGCGGCAGCGGCCGCAAGGCAATCTGGTGCGGCCCGCGGGACTGCACGCCGAGCAGGCTCAGGCGATCGTCAACGAACTCCTGACGGGCGAGGACGGCAAGACGACCCTGCTTTCCGACGACGACGTGGTCCGGCTCCTGGGCTGCTACGGCATCGACGTCGTCCCTTTCCGGGTCGTGACTTCCGCGGACGAAGCGGTGAAGGAGGCCGAGGACCTGGGATTCCCGGTCACCCTCAAGGCCGTCGACGAGCGGCTGCGCGGCAGGCCGGACCTCGCCGGGGTGCGGCTCGATCTGTCCTCTGTGGACGGAGTGCGCCGGGCGTACCTCGATCTGCGGGAGATCTCCGGCGACGACGACGTCTACGTCCAGCGGATGGCGCCCAAGGGCATCTCGTGCGTGATCGGGCTGCAGGACGACCCGTCGTTCGGCACGCTCGTGTCGTTCGGTCTTTCCGGGCTGGTCAGCACACTGCTGGGCGACCGCGCCTACCGCGCAGTCCCGCTCACCGACGTCGACGCCGCCACGTTGCTGCGCGAGCCGCGGACGTCGCCGCTGCTCACCGGGTACCGCGGCGACGAGCCGGCGGATCTGGCCGCGCTCCAGGACATCGTGCTGCGCGTCGCGGCGCTCGCCGAGGACAACCCCGAGGTCCGCTCGATGACCCTCGACCCGATCCTGGCCTCACCGGACGGCGCCTTCGTCGCCAACGCCCGGATCGTGCTGGGCCCGCCGCCGTCCCGCCCCGACACCGGGCCGCGGCGGCTGCGGCCGATCAACGCCCTTACTTGA
- a CDS encoding alpha/beta hydrolase family protein, with translation MTRTLRRIGVLATALALPAVLITPSASAAPVRLSLTAPTGPYAVGSTDLHLVDHSRQDPWVPGVTRELMVTVRYPALPSGKPKAPYMAPGVAKVVAEGDAAKLGMDASLIDYRFPTHSRLGAPALGGKRPVVLYSPGGTLSRSHGTTLQEQLASEGYVVVAIDHTHETEAVEFPGGRVEKKALPPSSIEVSKRVIETRVQDTRFVLDSLRLNRAGMFGHSAGGFTAGETMVTDRRIVAGADLDGSMAHSQSQRIFGRVADEGLDRPFLLMSAGNHSAASDASWQEFQRNQRGWTRETRLPDGEHFSFTDYQTLLPQLGNAPAAFIGTIDPARSVAAQRAELSAFFGRNLGHRSSDTTVRFLLNRGQTLQREDSDDHRGDHHFAGTRLEHR, from the coding sequence ATGACACGAACACTGCGCCGGATCGGCGTCCTCGCCACCGCGCTCGCACTGCCCGCCGTCCTCATCACGCCGTCCGCGTCGGCGGCGCCCGTCCGGTTGAGCCTGACCGCGCCGACCGGGCCGTACGCGGTCGGCAGCACCGATCTCCATCTGGTCGACCACTCCCGCCAGGACCCGTGGGTTCCCGGCGTCACGCGGGAACTCATGGTCACCGTTCGGTACCCGGCCTTGCCGAGCGGGAAGCCGAAAGCGCCTTACATGGCACCAGGAGTCGCGAAGGTGGTGGCCGAAGGCGACGCCGCCAAACTGGGCATGGACGCGAGCCTGATCGACTACCGCTTCCCCACCCATTCGCGGCTCGGGGCGCCGGCGCTGGGCGGCAAGCGACCTGTCGTGCTGTATTCGCCCGGCGGCACCTTGTCCCGTTCGCACGGCACCACCCTGCAGGAGCAGCTCGCGAGCGAGGGCTACGTCGTCGTGGCGATCGACCACACCCACGAAACGGAAGCGGTCGAGTTCCCCGGTGGCCGCGTCGAGAAGAAGGCCCTGCCGCCTTCGAGCATCGAGGTGTCGAAGCGGGTGATCGAGACCCGCGTCCAGGACACCCGGTTCGTCCTCGACTCGCTCCGCCTGAACCGGGCCGGCATGTTCGGCCACTCCGCGGGCGGGTTCACCGCTGGCGAGACGATGGTGACCGACAGGCGCATCGTCGCCGGGGCGGACCTCGACGGCAGCATGGCCCACTCGCAGTCGCAGCGGATCTTCGGCCGGGTCGCCGACGAGGGCCTGGACCGGCCGTTCCTGCTGATGAGCGCAGGCAATCACAGCGCCGCCTCGGACGCGTCCTGGCAGGAGTTCCAGCGCAACCAGCGCGGCTGGACCCGCGAAACGCGCCTGCCGGACGGCGAGCACTTCAGCTTCACCGACTACCAGACCCTGTTGCCGCAGCTGGGCAACGCCCCGGCCGCGTTCATCGGCACCATCGACCCGGCGCGGAGCGTCGCGGCCCAGCGAGCCGAACTGAGCGCGTTCTTCGGCAGGAACCTGGGTCACCGGAGCAGCGACACCACGGTCCGCTTCCTGCTAAACAGGGGACAGACGTTGCAAAGGGAGGACAGCGATGACCACCGAGGAGATCATCACTTCGCTGGAACGCGCCTGGAACACCGGTGA